The following is a genomic window from Mus pahari chromosome 1, PAHARI_EIJ_v1.1, whole genome shotgun sequence.
TCTGCAGGGTCTTCCCTGGAATGACCCAGTTCATTGGACACCCGGAACTGGGTACAGGTATCTACCTTCTCGTGGAACTTGTTTTCTATTCTCAGGGACATCTATGTCTCTTTGATGCATCAAAAAGAACTGCTACTTACTAGGACCATGGTATAACTGATGCAGTGGGCAGGATGCTGTCCTGAGATGAATGAAGAGGGACTCAAAATCCCCATCaattaaataacagaaagccagaGACTCAACAAGTCTCAAGACAAGATGAGAAAGATATGCTGTTGTCCCTATCAAGAGGAAGAAAATTTCGTCCGGAATTCCTTATAATGAGAGAACCTGTTGGCTGGTTTCACACCAAGTAACAACTATGGTCTCATGGAGAACAACATTATCTAGAATGGCCTGACTGAAAGTCACCATTAGCCTAGGCTCAGAGCGGTGCCCTGTCATTCTCTAAGAACTCTTGTCAATCCATATAGAGAAACACAGGAATAGTTAATGGGACAGAAACCACCTGCCGAGGGCAGGTGAAttggctcatcaggtaaaaggCTGGCAAAgtctgctgacctgagtttgatctctagaacccacataaagttgTCCTCAACctctgcatgtgcacctgtgtacatacacacacatgcacaaatacagacacccttcacacacacacacacacacgcacatacatgacatatttttttaaaaaaaaaatccctggatcTTTCATGTCTTTCATGATGGCAATGTCTGTGATTTTCCCAAGATCCCATCTTTCCCGCTGATTTATTACACTGGTGAGAAGGAAAGACTTGGGGTGGGGTCCTTTAGATAATATTTTCCACCATGACATTTATTGCACAGGCATGGCAGTACATTAATTCCAGTAGGAACTGAGCCTGTAAGTTCCAACTATATACCCTGAAATAAGGATGGCAACTACAAGAAGAGCCAGAGCTCCGCCCGGCTCACCAGGCCTAGACTTGGGCCCTATCCACCTGCGTGCAGTGGCATTCTGGGGGCTTGGGAATTAACATCAGAGGGTTTGACCTGTCACCCCTGCAGAATCTGTAGATTGTCCCTTCAGAGCGCAAGCGGCTAGGGACCCCTCTGTGTTCAGAAGAGCTAACTACAGTATGCATCTGGGGGCAACTGAAGGACCTGGCAGTGTGCTGATCCCTCCTTCACCGTAGGGACTCTAGACCTCTTCCAGAGCTCGTCAGCCTTCTGCGCGCCGGGCCTGCAAGGACTTGGCCTGTGCTCCCGTTGGAGGTTGAAGACCTCAGTGTGCATCTTAGCAAAGGCTGGTCACCACTGGCCACTCCCCTGACCAATTGTCTATGGAATCATTTTTCTAAAGACCCCCGTTGGTCAGACGATGCTGATGGCCTTTGAGGGTTGTAGTCCAGAGTGCTGCTGCATGTCCTCTGGAGATTCCATCATTTCTATTGACATCATGGAGCTATTTCTATGGAGACATCTTCCTCCTGCCTCATGGGCCCTCACAGAACACAGCAACCTTATTTCAGagatgtccctccctccctgatgTGTTCCGGGGTGCCTGAGTAAAGGGTTTTCCAGGGTCTGTGAGAGGATGTTAATTAAGGGCATGGAACTTGGCATGGATGTGAGTATCTGAGCAAACGACTGTTGTACCCAGGAGCTCAGTGCAATTGAGAACAGGCACCGGCACCAGCATTTATCGAGGAGAACAGGGAAAGGAGACATAAacagttaatggttgctgggggGGAAGGAATCTTATTCTTCACTGGTGTTGCTAAGCACCACAGAACCGTTGGACCACTTCCTTTGACTGTATTAGGCACAGTGTGCTGGACATTATGCAAGCTACAGTACATAGACAGACAGCATCCTAGTGTTGGGAAGTGAGAAAATgtggcagggaagcaggagtaggcAGAGGATGGTTGGGTTGGATGGCCACAGATGGATTCTCAAGAGCAGACGACACCCAGTGCAAAGGCCTCATTGGAATGCAGTGAGTCCTGAGCACACGTACTGGCCACCGACTCCAAGTCTCCACATCTAGATGAAGTCCCCCAAGAGTGGAAATCCAATCTATCAAGTTCAAAGTGCAGGTCGGGCTTGGGGTTCTAAAGTTCTGTTCAAACTCCTTGTGGTAGCACTGAGAGAGTCAGCCCACCCACAGCTCCATCTACACCCGATAGGTTTGTCAGGCCACGGTAAGGGACCTTCTGTGGCCCCAAACCCCTCAGGTGGGCTTGATGGTACAAGGACTATGGAGAAAGGAGTGAGCTGCCAGGTCACAGCCAGCAGAGGTAGCTCTGCCagtttcctctgcctctctggctACAGGGTCCTGCTCTGCATACCTGTCTCCTTCCTGAGGCACAGTCCTGAGGACCACAGGAGGCAAACATGAGGACAGGGGCTGTGGGTTTCTCCTTCTTTATCACAAACCCACTACGTGAGGTACGTGAGAAGGGTCCCCACTGGCCTCCTCTGTACAGCCTAGGTCCAGTCAGTAAGCCTGTTAATTACTCATGTGCCCATTTGCCTTCTCTAGCCCCTGAGTTGCGACCAACTTGCCATGAAACCAGAGGGCTGACGAGCAGAGTGTGGGACTGGGTGCTTGGACTTCCAATCTGTTGTTCAGGCCCCACAGGCCCAGagcagaacacagaacacagcaCACAGTGGCCATACACTATTGTCTGGTTATCTGCCAGAACTCCAGGGCTAGAGACACTCTGCATAAACCACGGGCTTTGTCTTAGAAAGAATGATATGGgaacctctttcttttctttttttctctttttttttgggggggggggttcgagacagggtttctctgtgtagccctagctgtcctggaactcattctgtagaccaggctggcctcgaactcagaaatccgcctgcctctgcctcccgagtgctgggattaaaggcgtgcgccaccacgcctggctggaacCTCTTTCTTTTATCTGCTTTCACACACCTATAACATTTCATTGGAAAAGttttattcaaaaacaaaaacaaaaacttgtacAAACTGTTCTCATTTTGAAAGCAACAAAGGCTCACATTTCCCTTCCCCCCatctttgaaaaactaaaaaaaaaaaaaaaaaaaaaaaaaagggagagaaacaaaAGTTCATGACTGTGATGCCCAACGTAACAGCTCTAGGACAGTTATGCTGGGGAGTCCCTCCCATGCGCTGTCTCCCAGCTCCCACCGCTGGGCGAGGATCATTTTAAGGGGGCAGTTCTGGGGCCGCAGCACCTAGTTTTGTGGTtaaagggagtgggggagggggtaaacAGGAATACTGAGGAGAGCTCGGCTGCCCTATCCCCAACTCGATTGTCTCACAGATAGAATGCCTGGCCATAAATATGAACACTGATTGACTGTTGAGGCAGATTGGACCTAAAACTTTCAGGGGAGAACAAAATGGCTGAGACACACCTGAATTTGGTATCATAGTATCTGGGATCCACGTCCTAACTTAGGATTGGATTCTGTCTAAAAATACCCACTCAGACATACGGGAATTTCAATCTGCACCGCCAACCCCCCACCCGTGGAATATCCAGGGTTggtgcctccccctcccccccacaatAGCACCCATGTGTCTCAGGAACCTTTGGTTACTTCCTGTCGTGCCGCGCCACGCCCACTCTTGGACTCTACAACTCGTCTCGCATCTTGTCTCCCTTGGGCCGGACCAGGCGGCCAATGAAGAGCAAGGAGCCACTCTGATTATCTCGCACCAGGAAGATGAAGGGGTGGTCGGCATAGAACAGCTTGGGGCTGCGCAGCTCCTCGCGCCCGTAGATGTCTTGGTCAAAGGGGTTGCCCTCTGTGTCCCACTCGAAGGCAGTGGCGTGGAACACACTGGCCAGGTACAGGTCCTTCTTGCCAGACATACGCGATAGGTCTGCCTTGTTCTTGTCGATGGCCTCGGTCAGACCCAGTCCTGCCAGATGTTTCTGTGGGAGCAGGTAGTTGGTGAGGCCACACATGCCGGGCTCTTACCCAAAACTTCCATTCACACCACCCTGGAGTCACCCCCTGGACACCTTGCTTCAGGCATGGTGCTAAGTCCTCCAAACCACTGTTCCTTTTGTCCCTCTCTGTATACCACCAGGTCCCAAGCCCTTCTATCCCCCTGAGCTTTAACtaccaacttgacacagtctagagtTAGCTGAGAGGAAAGCCATCATAAGGAACCACATGAGGCCacactggcctgtaggcatgaCTGTGAGGGATGTTCTTGAGAGGGCTCAGCTCACTCTAGGACCTGGCTAGAGACAACACTCAGTAGTTGTTCAACTATTTTCAGTCCATCCTCCCAAGGGCAGAGCCCACTTCTCCCCAGCATCAGCAGAGCCCAGTACGGTCGATGTCCTACGGATGAAGGATGGACCTGCTGAGTCACTGGCTGAAACCTGCCCCAGCCACTACCTTCCGGTCCTCACCTGCAGGTCATGGGTCACCTCCACTACGCCCTTGGGCAGGGAGATGGCGACAGCCTTCTTCTGCATCTTTCCCATCCAGGCCTTCAGCTGCTCCTTGGTCAGCAGCTTCTCCAGGCGCTCGAGCGGCTCCACGTGGTGGGGCATGAGGATGATGAGGCTTGAGAGTTTGTGGGCCAGGGGCATCTCCACCATCTGCAGCTTCTCCTTCTCGTCGTCATAGTAGTTGTAAAGGCCTGTGTGGATGAAGAGTAGAGGATGCTGAACACACTGAGGGGTAAGGGGCAAACCAGATCTGGGCACGCAGAGGCCCCCCACACACCTTGACCCTCGGTCTAGCAAGACATCTACCTGTCCGGTGCATCATCGTAACACCCACAGTATAGGAGCGGGTCACCATGAAGCCACGGTTGTCCACCATCTTGTGGTGAAATTTCTCATCCCAGTGTGCTGTGGTGGAGAGATAAAACCAGGTGTCAATGAGCTCTGTCCCCCAGACATGATCAGCCCACAGCCAGCCCACTGAGTGCCCTGGACACCACCCTCGGTCCACCAAGTACGCGTTCCCTGTCTGAGCATGTTGGTCTTCCTCACTCTCAACTGCAAGAAGCTCCTGTCCTCGTGCATGGGTGGTATCCGGGACAGGCTTTCTTCCCCATTGGATCACTACCTTGGGCACTACCTTGGGCAGGAGTAACCAAAGGCCACCCGTAAATGTTCTTCACAAGTTCCAGAATGGACCGATGGCTTGGTGGCTATGAGTGCTTACCGCTCTggctcggttcccagcacccaaatggcggCTCTCAATCACTTGTAGCTCAACTACCCTTACGGTACACAAAAACTCATCCATGCACATCCATGTATGCATAAAAAGAGGAagtaaatcaattaattaaaaaaaaattagccggacagtggtggcgcatgcctttaatcccagcacttgagaggcagaggcaggtggaattctgagtttgaaaccagcctgctctacagagtgagctccaggacagccagggctacacagagaaaccctgtctcaaaaaatcaaataaataaatagatagatagataagtaaataaataaatttcttctcttttaagtTCTGCATGGCCAGAAAAAAGCAAAGCATGCGTGACAGAGGCCCAAGTCCCACCCAGACCTGC
Proteins encoded in this region:
- the Serpinh1 gene encoding serpin H1; protein product: MRSLLLGTLCLLAVALAAEVKKPLEAAAPGTAEKLSSKATTLAERSTGLAFSLYQAMAKDQAVENILLSPLVVASSLGLVSLGGKATTASQAKAVLSAEKLRDEEVHTGLGELLRSLSNSTARNVTWKLGSRLYGPSSVSFADDFVRSSKQHYNCEHSKINFRDKRSALQSINEWASQTTDGKLPEVTKDVERTDGALLVNAMFFKPHWDEKFHHKMVDNRGFMVTRSYTVGVTMMHRTGLYNYYDDEKEKLQMVEMPLAHKLSSLIILMPHHVEPLERLEKLLTKEQLKAWMGKMQKKAVAISLPKGVVEVTHDLQKHLAGLGLTEAIDKNKADLSRMSGKKDLYLASVFHATAFEWDTEGNPFDQDIYGREELRSPKLFYADHPFIFLVRDNQSGSLLFIGRLVRPKGDKMRDEL